In Amyelois transitella isolate CPQ chromosome W, ilAmyTran1.1, whole genome shotgun sequence, the genomic stretch GAACAAGCAGAACTTGTTGAAGTGGACGCTTGAGGACAGGTAGTCCGTTAGGACATCCCTGAACGTCTCCACAATATGCTCCGGGAGTTCGTCGGGGTCGGGGGGTTTCTCCATTTCGAGTAGGAGGGGGGGGAACGCGAGTTATACTTTGAATACGTACCGGAATGGGCCGCGCTGAAGCTGTTATCGCACTTCACTTTTTACACAGTCACAGTCACACCACTTAGGGTCCACAAAACACAAAccgctttatgatggaattcgAAATGTTTATCGACCGGGGCCGTAAATCACTGATGCTCACCGCGCTTCCAAGAACACACAGCGTTGACGGGATGGGCCGCACTGAAGATGTTATCGCTCGTTCGTTGCCTTAGAATACACCACACGTAGCTTGGCTGATACGGATGCCGAAATTGGTAAGGGTGCCGGGTGCCGAAATTGCCTTGTCTGACTGACGTCTGGTGGCCGAAACTCACTGACTCACTGATTCTCGTTAACTCGGAGAGGAGCTGTGAACTCGAACACGACTTGTCGACTGTGTGAGTCGCGATCACCGATTCTGGCCCGTTTTATACGAACACGTAGCATCGACTGGTAGTATACTAccctccgacgatgttgtgtcggaggttgtatatatagctccaatccgtgaaatctctgaaatcgcgatttagtttCTTctctgctattggttgagcgcgtcaattacttcgagatgattgacagttgttgtgagattggatgttgtgacgagtggcgtagagatgtcgccacagtactccccaCCAAGACCGGAGGTTTGATgtcttgatcttgctgtgTAATCTGTACTTCAGttgtagcttgcaagtgccagttgtcttccagtgcgtcggaagttgctcgaagtcctagtgtgtcaggagtgagccgttgcgttgctcgtagtctgcggtgagtcgagacagtagtgagcgaagtcgacttgttggcgccggtagatatcgtgcagagctgccacgctggagagaggagcggccgtcgaagagatccaggcgtgggctgcggttgatgcgtcggtcgctgaagtcgatgagagtgagttcgggtggagacaggaccaggaagctcggtgagtcagctgcgatggacctgctgcgatacccagttgctggcttgctgtgagactgcttgcagagtgagaggagtgatgctgaggattggagatgatgatgatggagaaggttgcttccaatcacgtcggggtcaccaatgtagcgggagcgatgattcggctcgaccgccaccaaagggaagatcttccgccgcGGAACGGGAACGccgggaaccgcggctccgacgatgttatgtcggaggttgtatatatagctccaatccgtgaaatctctgaaatcgtgATTTAGTTTCTTctctgctattggttgagcgcgtcaattacttcgagatgattgacagttgctGTGAGATATATATGTgaagacggcctctgtggctcagcggtagtacgcttgtctgtgacaccggaggtcccgggttcgaatcccggccagggcatgatgagaaaagaactttttctgattggcctgggtcttggatgtttatctatataagtatttattataaaatatagtatcgttgagttagtatctcgtaacacaagtctcgaacttacttcgaggctaactcaatcagtgtaatttgtcccgtatatatttatttatatttatttatattggatgttgtgacgagtggcgtagagatgtcgccacagatCCATAGTTCAAACGGTACAAATCATTTAATCGAAGTACTCTATACATGCCCAACATGAAAGCCAAAATACACAACTACAACACTTTCTAGTTACGTTAAAACAGAAACTTAATATTTCCTCTGCCAGACTTAAAAGATACACAACCTGTACAAATCGGAAAAATCAAAACAAGGTATTTAACAATAacgaaaaaattttttacagAAATTTAACATCAACCCATACTGATAGCCAAGAAAAGGAAGTACCTCCTCCAGAATCACTTCGACAATATTGGGCCAATATTTAGGAATATCCCGTTGAGCATAACCGCGATGCAGAATGGATTCAGGAAATCGACAAACAATCTTTAAATAtcaatagaattaaatttgaCCATATACCAGTAGATACTTTCATAGAAGTTATACAACTTTCACATAACTGGAAATCCCCTGGctcagataacatacataattattggtATAAGAAATTTACATGTacacatccatacatacacaatAACCTTAACTCGTTCATAGCCGCACCTCATACAATGCCAACATATATAACACAgggttgacataatttgtacagtgtgtacatattttattttatctttatttatttgacgaaatatcgaattcgtattgaaataactagttctacattcattcatgttttttaatgtagacaatgtgtattcgtccatgatttagatttaagagatctactactctgtcaagaaagtagcaggaaaagatcaataatacacaaactgtttgttattcatccaaatttattttatcaccttcaaaatatgctcctttagaaacgatacacttacgccaacgaataatccaatcatcaaaacattttttaaacgctgtttccggaattgaggtcagttctcgccgcgaattctcttttatgtcttctaccgattgaaaacgggtgccacgaagtggtaatttgagtttaggaaaaagaaaaaagtcggctggagccatatctggtgaatatggtggttgctcgatggtatttgttgagtgtttggttaaaaattcgttcacaatgatggccttgtgcgaaggtgcattatcatggtgcaaaatccaagaattttctttccacaaatctggcctttttcgtcggatttgctctcttaaacgccgcataacactcaaataatattccttatttaccgtttgaccttccggcaagaattccgagtgcacaacaccgcgatagtcaaagaaaacagtcaacatgactttgacttttgaacgactttggcgtggttttttcggtttcggttcagttggaaggcgccactccgaagcttgttgactagtttgcatgtcaaactcgtaaacccacgtctcgtcaccagtaacaatgcgtttcatgaatgttgggtcggaattgactcgttctagcatgtcctcagcgactctcatgcgattgagtttttgaaaaaaattcaggtcttttgggactagccgagcggcaacatgtttcatacccaaatttttagttaaaatggtaccgatcgactcgtgagatacagaaagttcggtggctatctctctcaaagttgaatgaggattttcagtcactatttccttcacttttgcgatgttaacttcagttgcagacgttgatggcctaccagagcgaggcaaatcttccatcacatctcgaccgcttttgaacgctttgtaccactcataagcacgagtttttgataaagtcgattcaccgtaagccttctgtaacattttcagtgactccgaacacgatattccattggcaatgcaaaatttaagacaaactctttgttcgatgtttttatccattatgaaattagcaatacacactagatatgatataactaaaaatagcactgtatttaatgtaaacaacagatgcaactcaaactccgcgccaaaatggaaaacagttgtgccaatcttacaacaacaaaaaaaacaaaaatttgaatttggaaccataaataaataatccattcccgatacttttctgactgaatgtatatttgtacattgacgtccgatgaaaatgctgcagtgtagtttgttccgccgcttcttctacacatgcgctttggaagcggtagtagttataattagatttaagtgatgtgacgtcaataagtgataccttgtatccaattttgaaaataaatctattctattctattctattctattctattctataactTACATGATTCCGAAAGACAATAACGACATAATAAATCCTGCTAAATATAGACCGATTACTTGTCttcaaactatttataaaattcttacaGCATGTATCAACAAAATGATCTATCAACacataatagaaaataatgttcTAGCAGAACAGCAAAAAGGATGCAGGAAAAATAGTGGGGGATGTAAAGAACAACTCATCATAGATTCCATAGTCATGAATAAAGCAGC encodes the following:
- the LOC132904271 gene encoding protein GVQW3-like, translating into MDKNIEQRVCLKFCIANGISCSESLKMLQKAYGESTLSKTRAYEWYKAFKSGRDVMEDLPRSGRPSTSATEVNIAKVKEIVTENPHSTLREIATELSVSHESIGTILTKNLGMKHVAARLVPKDLNFFQKLNRMRVAEDMLERVNSDPTFMKRIVTGDETWVYEFDMQTSQQASEWRLPTEPKPKKPRQSRSKVKVMLTVFFDYRGVVHSEFLPEEGAYFEGDKINLDE